ATTACAATCAAAGGAAAGCACATACCAGAAAAATAAGCCCTACACCATGTGCTTGGAGGTGGAAGTTTTTTCAACCATTCATGCAATTCCTTGTTCTCTGTTTCAACCTTCTTCATAGCCTTATCAAATACCTGAGTAGTTGTTGAAGTTGCACAACCCCACAACAAGTCTTTGTACAAATCTCTTTTCCATGTGGATTTCATGTTGTCATGTATATGTCTCAAGCAAAATCTATGCTCTGCAGCTGGAAAAAACCAGCTACAGCTTGTATTAAGCCCTATGCATAAAACAGTTAAGACATTTGAACATTACAACAGTTAAGACCAGTTATTAAACATttaagattatatatatatatatatatattaccttTTGCCTATCACTTACAAAAGTGAAGTTGCCGTTACTAGCCAGACCCAAGTCATCCCCTAACAACTGTAAGAACCAGCTCCATGAAGCATGAGTCTCAGCCTCAACCAGTGCATAAGCTACTGGATATATCCCACTGTTTCCATCTGCCCCAACTGCTGTCAAGATTTGACCAGTAAACTGACCTTTCAAAAAACAACCATCCAACCTAATTAGCTCCCTCATGCCTGCCTTAAACCCTCTTTTCAGTGCACCAAGACACACATAAATCCTCCTAAACTGCCGCGTACTACTGCTTGTATTATGCTCTGGTTCAACATCAATTTTTACTGTAGATTCTGGATCTGCTCTAAGAAGCTCCTCATTATAGTCCCTTAGCATGCTATACTGTAACACATAATCCCCTTGAATTTTGTTAGTTGCCATTTTCTTAGCCCTGAAGACTTGGTTACCTGTCACTTGCACTTGAAATCTTTTCTGCAGATCATCCTGAAGACTCCTTAGAGGTATGCCTGGGTTGATTCTAATTGTTGGTTCAATCTGCTTGGCCAGCCATCCAACAGTGCCGAGGTTCACAACCCTAGTGTGCAAGCAGGTATGTTGATTTATAAATGTTTTTACAACCCAAACTTCTGTTTTCTTCTTTCTGGATATTAATAGAGTCCATGGACACTTTGCAGGTGGGTATCTCTTTTTAGGTTTCTTGACTGCCTTATTTACACTACTACCCTCCTCTACACTTGGTTTTTTAGACACCttatctgaacttcctgttttgCCCTTTTCTTTTTGGGTGGTCCCACCATGTGCCTTGCATTTGGCTTTAACAAGATCCTCACCCACCTTTGTCCTTTCCTCTTTACTTCCACAACTACCAAGATCAAGATTCCCACCCATACAAACAACCCGAAATCTAGACAACTCATTCCTTGAAATGTGTAGTTGCCTCCTTCAATACACTGCATGTGATTTTACTAGATCCGTTATCTCCTCTCTATCTTTGAAATCCTGGCCTACATAAAATGGAGAATCCAAATATAGTTGGCATTTCTTTTTCTCGCTTCTAACCTGCCTAACAACCTGTTCTAATGGTGTGTCATTCTCATTATCAGTTTGATTTTCAAACTCCTCATCTACTTCATTTTCTGGTGCATCTGCCTCATGATCATGCTGAACATCCTCATTTTCAGCTGATTCATGCTCTACTAAAGCCAAAAATTCAGTAAGGTCATCTACATGCACTTCTTCCACTATGTTATCCTCATCTACTATATAATCAGGgtcattttctttttcaatctCACTCTCATGCTCAGGCTCTTGTGTTACCTGACCATCCTCATCACTTACAGCCTTCCTTGGATGTGTTTCTAAATGTTCAACGTATACTTCTATCACTTTACTTCTCTCAGAATGTTCGATCAAATTCAGTGCATCACAATCAGTGCCTAAAGGTCTTAAACCTACTACCAGGTCTTCTCCAGGAACATTAAAATGATAAGTGACTATGTCTTCTTCTGAGTAGCCTAATGATACCAGCATATCATTCACAATAATAACTGAGAAAAGGTCAGAATTCACCTTATCTATGAAACTAACAACCCCCCCCCCTCGTATCTGATGTCCGTAACATCTGTAAACTCAGTAAACTTTCCTCCATGATGTAATTCTAAGCTGAAGAAATCTTCCCTATTTGCTGCAAGATTGACCAATAAAGAGTCACAATGTGCCATGGATTTAAAAATATATCAACATTGGGATACATACCATATTCAACACTGGGATTGAAGGTCGAATCTGGCTCTCGTACACACCAGCATCCCCAATCTTCGTCTTTTTCGCTTGGAATCATCGTATTAGGTTGAATCGCATGAATGGGGGAAATTTTCGGGTTCCTGTACGAGATGGAATGAACAGGCAttttaaacattaaaaaattatTCAAGAAATTAAAAATTAAACGCAAATTAATGGTAAATGACATAATTACCCTTCATTTAATAGCTGGAAATAACATTAGTTAGTTTTGGGATGGATTTGGCAGTGAATTAGAAACTTTAAGGGTCCAGGtgataaaaaaaacttttttttggaTGGATATGGCAAATTTGGTTAAAACTCAAGGACGAAATTGGCAATTTACTCTTCCCCTTAATCATAACTTTGGGCCCAGTTTCTTATGTCTTAGGGCCTAAATTTTTTAAGAGCTTTAAGAGACGGCTCTGATCAACGCCATAGTCGTTTGACAACAGGGAGTTTCATTAGCGAGTTACCTATTACCGTTGAGGCTTTgtaaggtgtttgatgaaatttGTTTGATCAAAGCGGTTAGGGGGGAGGGGGTGGTGATCACTCACTTATCCCTCACAACATtcaatcaagttccgtcatgtcatcaaccattattccatcactcacaattttttttagtggcaatgtccatcactcacaacacccaacaataaaccctcacaccaCCTTACATCCTTTCCTCCATCACGCGTTGATTTTATCACGGAAACATATGTTCACGCGTTGAAGTATGTTGGTGGCGGtggtatgtttgtttgtttgtttaacgcgTTGATAATTTCCATCACGTACAAATTTTGCACCGCCCCGCCTCCCCTTATGCAACCTGAGTTATTCTTCGTATCAACGAAACAAGCATCGCTTATTCACGGAAACAACCATAACTTAGTACTCAGAGACCGGCACTGTTTCACCATGAAATTGCACAGCTTCTAGGTCACAGGAAAACACCGACGTAGTACAACCTTTTTCACCATGGAGATGTTGGTACTGTCTTGGCAGTTAGGATGAAGTTCAAGAAATTAATAAAAGTGGTCACAAAGTTCTGAAAGGTGAGGGAGAAAATACATGAAAATGTACCAATTTGCAAAACATGTGCATGTGACTTGCTCGATGAAATGCTTTCATGAAAACGAGAAGGACAATTTTATGGTAAAAGGTTTTTGGGTCCTGATTTCACTTTTGACTTATGGGGTAGTATTTGATTTATGCTCCAATGATTTTTTATATTTAGTAAATGAGGTACtggtggagtggttggggaaagATTTGATGTTCTttgtgacccaggttcgactTTCACTCTCCttattattttctgcggcatccaggtgaagggcgaatacgggtggcgccggttcgtcttggatgggggggggcgaggttttaccgaatattccactgtcgtgccttcgggcgggtgaAGGTCGGGGTTCCGCGCGGGAGAACTAAGGGGCttgcggcggtcgagtagtcggcCTTGACTAAATCGCCCCGTATCACAGTTGTTGACACGTCATTCCTTGCcgttcaaaaacaaaaagaaaagatatttaCGTTAATGCTTTTGTGTCACACATAACTGGCATTATTATCAACTTGAACTTACCTTTTTGAAAAAACTTTAAAGTTTTAACTGGTTTTTAATTAATTCCATATATATTGAAGTATTTACGTCAATACCGGTATTGCCCAACCCAACATATGGTAGTGTGTAGGACCCATAGTTATGGACTTATCGTGTTCGTAGTCCAAATTGTTAACGTTATTTTTAAAATTGAATCCATAAGTTTGTTGAATTCAGACCAGTTTAATTGAATatgaataaaaaaaatataatctttcCTTTATCAGCTAATCTGGACCTTCTaatctaaggggctgtttggctgaGCTTTTCAAAACAGCTTATTGACTTATTTGCAGCAAATAAGTCAATAAGCTGTTTTGAAAAGCTCCATTTTAAAGTTTTTCAAAAGAGCTTATTGACTTATTTGCTTTTCAGAAAAGCAAATAAGcaaataagttgttttgaaaagctcagccaaacagcccctaagtccTAAATCTATATTTTTGTCGGGACTTGAACCATCAATCTTATAGAAATGAATAAAGCATAATACATGCTTTACACTTGAATATGGCTAGATTACAACCCCTTTGTTAAATAAAAAAGAACTAGGTGGTTCTCATCCGCGTGTTGTTGTGGGGATCCAACTTGTTTTGGAAAACAAAAATAAGTAAAGTAATTAGGAATCTGGTTAttgatatttatatattttcagtACAATAAAATAAACTATTTATAAACCCAAAACTGAATGCATACATATCCGAGTGATAACATTCATAATCCCACGTTATAAATTGACGATGATTCATATGTTGCTAGAAAAATACAATAATAAGGCTTATAATATTTTAGTTATTTAGTCTAAATAACATTAACTTGTTAACACATATTTGTATGTAGTTGTTATTGTTAATTTATGGAGAAGAAAAAACGGCTCATGATCCTTCACTTTTACTTTATAAACTAAATCATTAGTTGAAATACGAAACAAATTCATGTTACAATTTAACCCGGATTCAAATAAGTGGATATATTGGTTCTTCTAGTTGAGAGTTAACGTAGATTCAAATAAGACGACTATATTTTTGGCTTGATTTTTCCGAGTTTTAACTgattaaaaaatggtaaaaataacTTTATTAGATAAAATTGGTTAAAGAAGTAACAAAACTTGAGAGGGGCAAAAATGTAAGAACAAATCTTTGtgacaaaaatattaaaaaatatatatatattgtctaGTTTGACATAACAAATACCACTCAAATATGATTAAATTACCTAAATGACATTAAGAAGAAAAGTTGATTATATGAGTGAGTGACATTTTTTATAATTAAAAGCAAAATCtaagactccaaataatgccacatggcattctctacttcaaccttataaattttatttatatttgtttaataaatttcttttaatattaatattaattaataaccaatatatagataacacttatttttatctttatctttatctttatctttatctaaaattaataaataattttaattttgcaatttagaccctttgtttttttttacttttaacccaaagtttttcatcttttgcaatttaatcccaactcttttttattttcaattttggttcaccatgcttttcatctttcccaagtttttcgtttcgttctaaattttgtgagttaacacatcgcaacgtgcgtgtgggttcaacattttttcgtatatttttttcccgtttgactggtcCATCGCGTCAAATCTATTTTTCTGTGTTTGATAAGTTCGTCCAACAtgcgggtcctggatggacttagttattttttctatgttttacgtttcggtttaatttctcagcaacgagcgtgcgtgattcaaagatttcacgtctgcttttcgctcggcgttatttttttcccgtttttatttattttgttttacgagcttttccgatattggtggtcgctgacaatggtgTAGTGCTACTACTTAACAAAGTTTTTTGTCAACCGCTGCAACGCATGGGCTTAATATTAGTACTTACTATTGTAGCTACAATGTTATTTAATATGTGAAAATTATAACTATAGTTACTATCGTAGCTACTACAGGATCAACATGTTATTTAATATAGTATATAACATGTGAAAACTATAACTATCTTATTCATCGGTGGCTTATTTGTGATCTTCCAATTGATACTtcaaattttgtaaaaaaaaaacaaacaaaaaaaaagttcAAAACACTTGATTTTATGTTTTTTGCTTATATTTTCTTTTTTCTCCTAAAACGACTAAAATATCACAGGATAATATGATTGAAAGATAATTATTTGTACTTTTTCAGCAAGTTCATCAATAATGCAGACTTTCAAGATGAAAAATCTCATGCAATACGAACAGGGAACTGACGGTGACAGGTGAACGACATCCATACACGTGTACGGTGAACAGCCACTCAGTACATCCTTCTTGCTTTATAAATAGAACCCAATGATCACAACATTAAACAACCAAGTCTATCAATTACAATCACAACCTCATCTTACTAATCAACTCTTTTAACACCTTTGATTTGATCATGTCTTGCTGCAACGGAAAGTGTGGCTGCGGCTCAAGCTGCTCTTGCGGCAGCAGTTGCAAGGGGTAAGCTTTCTCCAACTTTTAATTTGTCTAGCTAAAAGATTTGAATCAAACTTATAGAAAAAATGTTAACTTTTTGTTGGCAGATGCGGGATGTATCCGGACATCGAGACCTCCACCACCGCCACTATGATTGTCGATGGCGTTGCGCCAAAGAAGATGTAAGTTGAACTACTCATTATAACCGCTCTGATATCACGTAGAAATAAAGAAAATCCTGAAGTACAGGacaaataattacaaaaaagACCAAATCATGTATCCTAATTATTTTAAAGATTATATACATAATAATTCCTAACTAATATATGTCCTCTCGAGGGATGCTAAACGTACCGTCTATATGCTTAACACACTCCCTATGTATTGAAGTAGAGGGATGGCCGGTGTGACTAGTGATACATTTAGTAAAACTTAAAGTAAATTGGTGCGTTTAGCACAACCCTATTTATAAACCGGCCGGATCAGTGAGTTATGTCTGTTTCAAGTATCAAGACATAAATCATTGATCAGAAACCTATTTTGGTGTGTATATGATATGAGTTCATCTTTGTTAAATTGAGGTCTAAACACATATAAATATATGTAGGTATGATGATGGAAGTGATGCAAGCTTTGTAAGCGAAGGTGGACACGCCTGCAAGTGTGGAGCAAACTGCAAGTGTGATCCTTGCAACTGTTGAGAAAAGATCATTCAAATAAATTAACATCAATCGTTTGATTGTGTGGTATGTTTGTAGGGTTTGAAAAATAAAATCAACCACATCCCCTTCTGCATCGTACCTCAACCCACCTGGGTTAGGGTTTGGGGGTTTTGGTTTGGATTTATGTTGGAGTTTAAATGGTGGTTGTGTCTAGTATGATTATGGAGTATTTGAATGGTTTGTCGTGTATTTATGGAGTGATTAATGAACTTTATGATGCAAAAGTTGGCATGTATGTCAAATTTTATAAACCAAATGGTTAAAAAGACACTAAAGTGGATATTAATGTTTAATTTGATTGCCTAAACCATTATTAATGTTGTAGTATGTTGTTAGGAAATCAATACACTCTCAATGCAGATCAAGATCC
The Helianthus annuus cultivar XRQ/B chromosome 6, HanXRQr2.0-SUNRISE, whole genome shotgun sequence genome window above contains:
- the LOC110891322 gene encoding metallothionein-like protein 1, which translates into the protein MSCCNGKCGCGSSCSCGSSCKGCGMYPDIETSTTATMIVDGVAPKKMYDDGSDASFVSEGGHACKCGANCKCDPCNC